A region of Esox lucius isolate fEsoLuc1 chromosome 3, fEsoLuc1.pri, whole genome shotgun sequence DNA encodes the following proteins:
- the LOC105018876 gene encoding zinc finger protein 521 isoform X6 encodes MSRRKQAKPRSLKVEDNVTEDQQSPGQSAIPSDGVDLEDDPSCSWPASSPSSKDQTSPGHCEDYDFGEDEGVAGLPYPCQFCDKSFSRLSFLKRHEQSHGDKLPFSCTFCSRLFKHKRSRDRHVKLHTGDKKYHCGECDSAFSRSDHLKIHMKTHASNKPHKCPVCRRGFLSSSSLHGHMQVHERGKDGGAVGPGAGLSREEWKLKETRKCSRCEEGFDVPEELQRHIAECHPECSPSEDGGMGGALQCIYCHEPFSDEGVLLTHIDQAHSRDRKGHNCAVCSEHFLSVEDLYAHMDVHQLPESSNHSNSPSLLTVGYTSVSSTTPDSNLSVDSSTMVEAAPPVPKTRGRRKRAAQHTSHEVGSRSSKQPKISYSCIYCNKQVFSSLAVLQIHLRTMHLDKPEQAHTCQFCLEVMPSLFNLNEHLKQVHNAEDNVALLASLPDALLQCNFCTEVLSDLNALQEHIRCSHGFPSPVAKESNAFFCPQCFLGFLTEASLEEHVRQTHCDGGSLRFDSPLAVTPKEPIVEVYSCSYCTNSPIFNSVLKLNKHIKENHKNIPLALNYINNGKKSLRTLSPSSPISIDQSFLHSSSSRSNRGTSEFICNQCGAKYTSLDLFQTHLKTHLDGMQPQLTCPQCNKDFPNQESLLKHVTVHFTITSTYYICESCDKQFTSVDDLQKHLLDMHTFVFFRCTLCQEVFDSKVSTQLHLAVKHSNEKKVYRCTSCNWDFRQEADLQLHVKHSHLENQGRAHRCIFCGESFGTEVELQCHITTHSKKYNCRFCSKAFHAIVLLEKHLREKHCVFEGKAQNCGANGSTAGGVDHHPVAKDDAELQGLLTNSHGAGAVGSGAVLESPDNHDGSEEEVDTADPLFGCDICGASYTMDSLLTNHQLRDHNIRPGESAMAKRKSDMIKGTHKCNVCQRTFFSEAGLREHMQTHLGPVKHYMCPICGERFPSLLTLTEHKVTHSKSLDTGSCRICKMPLQSEEDFMEHCQMHPDLRNSLTGFRCVVCMQTVTSTLELKIHGTFHMQKTGTMSTNHPIGRTTNLASHHNQHHHQQHHQANQKLFKCASCLKEFRSKSDLVKLDINGLPYGLCAACVSAAGSKSSSPTVMNGARQPQQGGGGATTPAMPVAAWTSQMESLSPGEGKGKPAHSSSSSSSSISSSATKTRCTSCNVKFESEAELQNHIQTVHREQGGDSNSGQLRTPQVSPMPRTSPSQTEEKKTYQCIKCQMVFYSEWDIQVHVANHMLEEGLNHECKLCSQSFDSPAKLQCHLIEHSFEGMGGTFKCPVCFTVFVQASKLQQHIFSAHGQEDKIYDCSQCPQKFFFQTELQNHTLTQHSS; translated from the exons ACGGTGTTGATCTCGAGGATGATCCTTCCTGTTCTTGGCCTGCATCATCTCCGTCCAGTAAAGACCAGACTTCCCCGGGCCACTGCGAAGACTATGATTTTGGTGAGGATGAAGGGGTCGCAGGTCTACCATACCCTTGCCAGTTTTGTGATAAGTCCTTCAGCCGTCTGAGCTTCCTTAAGCGCCACGAGCAAAGCCACGGCGACAAGCTCCCCTTTAGCTGCACCTTCTGCAGCCGACTTTTCAAGCACAAGCGTAGCCGCGACCGTCACGTAAAGCTACACACCGGCGACAAGAAATACCACTGTGGCGAGTGCGACTCGGCCTTCTCACGCAGTGACCACCTCAAGATCCACATGAAGACTCACGCCTCCAACAAGCCCCACAAGTGTCCTGTGTGCCGCCGGGGcttcctctcctccagctccctCCACGGTCACATGCAGGTCCACGAGAGGGGCAAAGATGGTGGCGCAGTGGGGCCAGGTGCGGGCCTCTCCAGGGAGGAGTGGAAGCTCAAGGAGACGAGGAAGTGCAGCCGCTGCGAGGAGGGCTTCGACGTCCCCGAGGAGTTGCAGAGGCACATCGCCGAGTGCCACCCTGAGTGCTCTCCTTCAGAGGACGGGGGCATGGGTGGCGCTCTGCAGTGCATCTACTGCCATGAGCCCTTCAGTGATGAGGGCGTCCTGCTGACGCACATCGACCAGGCCCACAGCCGTGATCGCAAAGGTCACAACTGCGCTGTGTGTTCTGAGCACTTCCTCTCCGTGGAGGACCTCTATGCCCACATGGACGTCCACCAGCTCCCCGAGTCCAGCAACCACAGTAACAGCCCGTCTCTGCTCACTGTGGGCTACACCTCTGTATCCAGCACCACcccagattccaacctctccgtGGACAGCTCCACCATGGTGGAGGCCGCTCCGCCCGTTCCCAAGACCCGGGGTAGGAGGAAGAGGGCCGCGCAGCACACCTCACACGAAGTCGGGAGCCGCTCCTCCAAACAGCCCAAGATCTCCTACAGCTGCATCTACTGCAACAAGCAGGTGTTTTCTAGTCTGGCCGTACTTCAGATACACCTGCGGACCATGCACCTGGATAAACCCGAGcaggcacacacctgtcaatTCTGCTTAGAGGTGATGCCCTCTCTGTTTAACCTGAACGAACACCTGAAGCAGGTGCACAATGCTGAGGACAATGTGGCTCTGTTGGCCAGCCTGCCCGATGCCCTGCTCCAGTGTAACTTCTGCACAGAGGTGCTGAGCGACCTCAATGCTCTTCAAGAACACATCCGCTGCTCCCATGGCTTCCCAAGCCCAGTGGCCAAGGAGAGCAATGCCTTCTTTTGTCCCCAGTGCTTCTTGGGGTTCTTGACCGAGGCCAGTCTGGAGGAGCACGTCCGTCAGACCCACTGCGATGGGGGCAGTCTGCGTTTTGACTCCCCTCTGGCAGTGACCCCCAAAGAGCCCATTGTGGAGGTGTATTCCTGCTCCTACTGCACCAACTCACCCATCTTCAACAGTGTTCTGAAGCTGAACAAACACATCAAAGAAAACCACAAGAACATTCCGCTAGCATTGAACTACATCAACAATGGGAAGAAGTCTCTGCGGACCCTCAGCCCCTCCTCACCTATATCGATTGATCAATCGTTCCTTCATAGCTCCTCCTCTCGCAGCAATCGTGGGACTAGCGAGTTCATCTGCAACCAGTGTGGGGCCAAGTACACCAGCCTGGACCTTTTCCAAACCCATCTGAAGACTCACCTGGATGGCATGCAACCCCAGCTCACCTGCCCCCAGTGCAACAAGGACTTCCCTAACCAAGAGTCACTGCTGAAGCATGTGACAGTTCACTTCACCATCACCTCCACCTACTACATCTGCGAGAGCTGTGACAAGCAGTTCACCTCAGTGGATGACTTGCAGAAACACCTGTTAGACATGCACACGTTTGTGTTTTTCCGCTGCACCCTCTGCCAGGAAGTGTTTGACTCCAAGGTATCCACCCAGCTCCACCTGGCCGTCAAGCACAGCAATGAGAAAAAGGTATACCGCTGCACCTCCTGCAACTGGGACTTCAGACAGGAGGCTGACCTGCAACTGCACGTCAAGCACAGCCACCTGGAGAACCAGGGGCGGGCCCACCGCTGCATCTTCTGCGGGGAGTCCTTCGGCACAGAGGTGGAGCTACAGTGCCATATTACCACACACAGCAAGAAGTATAACTGCCGCTTCTGCAGCAAGGCTTTTCATGCCATCGTACTTCTGGAGAAACACCTTAGGGAGAAACACTGTGTGTTCGAGGGCAAGGCCCAAAACTGTGGCGCCAATGGTTCCACGGCCGGGGGAGTGGATCATCACCCAGTGGCCAAGGATGACGCAGAGCTACAGGGCCTTCTGACCAACAGCCACGGTGCAGGAGCGGTCGGATCAGGTGCCGTACTTGAGTCCCCAGACAACCACGATGGGAGTGAGGAGGAAGTGGACACTGCTGACCCCTTGTTCGGTTGTGATATCTGCGGGGCCTCGTACACCATGGACTCCCTCCTCACCAACCATCAGCTCCGAGACCACAACATCCGTCCGGGTGAGAGTGCCATGGCGAAGAGGAAGTCGGACATGATCAAGGGCACCCACAAGTGTAACGTCTGCCAACGCACTTTCTTCTCAGAAGCAGGTCTGAGGGAGCACATGCAGACCCACCTGGGCCCCGTCAAGCACTACATGTGTCCAATCTGTGGAGAGCGCTTTCCTTCGCTGCTCACACTCACGGAACACAAGGTAACCCACAGTAAGAGCCTGGACACAGGAAGCTGCCGCATCTGCAAGATGCCCCTGCAGAGTGAGGAAGACTTCATGGAGCACTGCCAGATGCACCCCGACCTGAGGAACTCTCTGACAGGCTTCCGCTGCGTTGTGTGCATGCAGACCGTCACCTCCACCCTGGAGCTAAAGATCCATGGAACCTTCCACATGCAGAAGACCGGCACTATGTCCACAAACCACCCCATCGGCCGCACCACAAATCTGGCCTCCCACCACAACCAGCATCACCACCAGCAACACCACCAGGCCAACCAGAAGCTCTTCAAGTGCGCCTCGTGCCTGAAGGAGTTCCGCTCTAAATCGGACCTGGTGAAGCTGGACATAAATGGGCTTCCATATGGGTTGTGTGCTGCGTGTGTCAGCGCCGCCGGCTCCAAGAGCTCCAGCCCCACGGTGATGAATGGAGCAAGGCAGCCACAGCAGGGAGGCGGAGGTGCCACAACCCCGGCAATGCCTGTAGCAGCGTGGACCTCTCAGATGGAGAGTCTCAGCCCCGGGGAGGGGAAAGGCAAGCCGGCCCATTCGTCGTCATCGTCCTCCTCATCGATCTCCTCGAGTGCTACCAAGACGCGGTGCACCAGCTGCAATGTGAAGTTTGAGTCAGAGGCAGAGCTGCAGAACCACATCCAGACGGTGCACAGGGAGCAGGGAGGGGACAGCAACAGTGGACAGCTCAGGACCCCGCAGGTCTCCCCTATGCCCAGGACCAGCCCTTCACAGACTGAGGAG AAGAAGACCTACCAGTGCATCAAGTGTCAGATGGTGTTCTACAGTGAATGGGACATCCAGGTCCATGTGGCCAACCACATGCTAG
- the LOC105018876 gene encoding zinc finger protein 521 isoform X7, with the protein MKTHASNKPHKCPVCRRGFLSSSSLHGHMQVHERGKDGGAVGPGAGLSREEWKLKETRKCSRCEEGFDVPEELQRHIAECHPECSPSEDGGMGGALQCIYCHEPFSDEGVLLTHIDQAHSRDRKGHNCAVCSEHFLSVEDLYAHMDVHQLPESSNHSNSPSLLTVGYTSVSSTTPDSNLSVDSSTMVEAAPPVPKTRGRRKRAAQHTSHEVGSRSSKQPKISYSCIYCNKQVFSSLAVLQIHLRTMHLDKPEQAHTCQFCLEVMPSLFNLNEHLKQVHNAEDNVALLASLPDALLQCNFCTEVLSDLNALQEHIRCSHGFPSPVAKESNAFFCPQCFLGFLTEASLEEHVRQTHCDGGSLRFDSPLAVTPKEPIVEVYSCSYCTNSPIFNSVLKLNKHIKENHKNIPLALNYINNGKKSLRTLSPSSPISIDQSFLHSSSSRSNRGTSEFICNQCGAKYTSLDLFQTHLKTHLDGMQPQLTCPQCNKDFPNQESLLKHVTVHFTITSTYYICESCDKQFTSVDDLQKHLLDMHTFVFFRCTLCQEVFDSKVSTQLHLAVKHSNEKKVYRCTSCNWDFRQEADLQLHVKHSHLENQGRAHRCIFCGESFGTEVELQCHITTHSKKYNCRFCSKAFHAIVLLEKHLREKHCVFEGKAQNCGANGSTAGGVDHHPVAKDDAELQGLLTNSHGAGAVGSGAVLESPDNHDGSEEEVDTADPLFGCDICGASYTMDSLLTNHQLRDHNIRPGESAMAKRKSDMIKGTHKCNVCQRTFFSEAGLREHMQTHLGPVKHYMCPICGERFPSLLTLTEHKVTHSKSLDTGSCRICKMPLQSEEDFMEHCQMHPDLRNSLTGFRCVVCMQTVTSTLELKIHGTFHMQKTGTMSTNHPIGRTTNLASHHNQHHHQQHHQANQKLFKCASCLKEFRSKSDLVKLDINGLPYGLCAACVSAAGSKSSSPTVMNGARQPQQGGGGATTPAMPVAAWTSQMESLSPGEGKGKPAHSSSSSSSSISSSATKTRCTSCNVKFESEAELQNHIQTVHREQGGDSNSGQLRTPQVSPMPRTSPSQTEEKKTYQCIKCQMVFYSEWDIQVHVANHMLEEGLNHECKLCSQSFDSPAKLQCHLIEHSFEGMGGTFKCPVCFTVFVQASKLQQHIFSAHGQEDKIYDCSQCPQKFFFQTELQNHTLTQHSS; encoded by the exons ATGAAGACTCACGCCTCCAACAAGCCCCACAAGTGTCCTGTGTGCCGCCGGGGcttcctctcctccagctccctCCACGGTCACATGCAGGTCCACGAGAGGGGCAAAGATGGTGGCGCAGTGGGGCCAGGTGCGGGCCTCTCCAGGGAGGAGTGGAAGCTCAAGGAGACGAGGAAGTGCAGCCGCTGCGAGGAGGGCTTCGACGTCCCCGAGGAGTTGCAGAGGCACATCGCCGAGTGCCACCCTGAGTGCTCTCCTTCAGAGGACGGGGGCATGGGTGGCGCTCTGCAGTGCATCTACTGCCATGAGCCCTTCAGTGATGAGGGCGTCCTGCTGACGCACATCGACCAGGCCCACAGCCGTGATCGCAAAGGTCACAACTGCGCTGTGTGTTCTGAGCACTTCCTCTCCGTGGAGGACCTCTATGCCCACATGGACGTCCACCAGCTCCCCGAGTCCAGCAACCACAGTAACAGCCCGTCTCTGCTCACTGTGGGCTACACCTCTGTATCCAGCACCACcccagattccaacctctccgtGGACAGCTCCACCATGGTGGAGGCCGCTCCGCCCGTTCCCAAGACCCGGGGTAGGAGGAAGAGGGCCGCGCAGCACACCTCACACGAAGTCGGGAGCCGCTCCTCCAAACAGCCCAAGATCTCCTACAGCTGCATCTACTGCAACAAGCAGGTGTTTTCTAGTCTGGCCGTACTTCAGATACACCTGCGGACCATGCACCTGGATAAACCCGAGcaggcacacacctgtcaatTCTGCTTAGAGGTGATGCCCTCTCTGTTTAACCTGAACGAACACCTGAAGCAGGTGCACAATGCTGAGGACAATGTGGCTCTGTTGGCCAGCCTGCCCGATGCCCTGCTCCAGTGTAACTTCTGCACAGAGGTGCTGAGCGACCTCAATGCTCTTCAAGAACACATCCGCTGCTCCCATGGCTTCCCAAGCCCAGTGGCCAAGGAGAGCAATGCCTTCTTTTGTCCCCAGTGCTTCTTGGGGTTCTTGACCGAGGCCAGTCTGGAGGAGCACGTCCGTCAGACCCACTGCGATGGGGGCAGTCTGCGTTTTGACTCCCCTCTGGCAGTGACCCCCAAAGAGCCCATTGTGGAGGTGTATTCCTGCTCCTACTGCACCAACTCACCCATCTTCAACAGTGTTCTGAAGCTGAACAAACACATCAAAGAAAACCACAAGAACATTCCGCTAGCATTGAACTACATCAACAATGGGAAGAAGTCTCTGCGGACCCTCAGCCCCTCCTCACCTATATCGATTGATCAATCGTTCCTTCATAGCTCCTCCTCTCGCAGCAATCGTGGGACTAGCGAGTTCATCTGCAACCAGTGTGGGGCCAAGTACACCAGCCTGGACCTTTTCCAAACCCATCTGAAGACTCACCTGGATGGCATGCAACCCCAGCTCACCTGCCCCCAGTGCAACAAGGACTTCCCTAACCAAGAGTCACTGCTGAAGCATGTGACAGTTCACTTCACCATCACCTCCACCTACTACATCTGCGAGAGCTGTGACAAGCAGTTCACCTCAGTGGATGACTTGCAGAAACACCTGTTAGACATGCACACGTTTGTGTTTTTCCGCTGCACCCTCTGCCAGGAAGTGTTTGACTCCAAGGTATCCACCCAGCTCCACCTGGCCGTCAAGCACAGCAATGAGAAAAAGGTATACCGCTGCACCTCCTGCAACTGGGACTTCAGACAGGAGGCTGACCTGCAACTGCACGTCAAGCACAGCCACCTGGAGAACCAGGGGCGGGCCCACCGCTGCATCTTCTGCGGGGAGTCCTTCGGCACAGAGGTGGAGCTACAGTGCCATATTACCACACACAGCAAGAAGTATAACTGCCGCTTCTGCAGCAAGGCTTTTCATGCCATCGTACTTCTGGAGAAACACCTTAGGGAGAAACACTGTGTGTTCGAGGGCAAGGCCCAAAACTGTGGCGCCAATGGTTCCACGGCCGGGGGAGTGGATCATCACCCAGTGGCCAAGGATGACGCAGAGCTACAGGGCCTTCTGACCAACAGCCACGGTGCAGGAGCGGTCGGATCAGGTGCCGTACTTGAGTCCCCAGACAACCACGATGGGAGTGAGGAGGAAGTGGACACTGCTGACCCCTTGTTCGGTTGTGATATCTGCGGGGCCTCGTACACCATGGACTCCCTCCTCACCAACCATCAGCTCCGAGACCACAACATCCGTCCGGGTGAGAGTGCCATGGCGAAGAGGAAGTCGGACATGATCAAGGGCACCCACAAGTGTAACGTCTGCCAACGCACTTTCTTCTCAGAAGCAGGTCTGAGGGAGCACATGCAGACCCACCTGGGCCCCGTCAAGCACTACATGTGTCCAATCTGTGGAGAGCGCTTTCCTTCGCTGCTCACACTCACGGAACACAAGGTAACCCACAGTAAGAGCCTGGACACAGGAAGCTGCCGCATCTGCAAGATGCCCCTGCAGAGTGAGGAAGACTTCATGGAGCACTGCCAGATGCACCCCGACCTGAGGAACTCTCTGACAGGCTTCCGCTGCGTTGTGTGCATGCAGACCGTCACCTCCACCCTGGAGCTAAAGATCCATGGAACCTTCCACATGCAGAAGACCGGCACTATGTCCACAAACCACCCCATCGGCCGCACCACAAATCTGGCCTCCCACCACAACCAGCATCACCACCAGCAACACCACCAGGCCAACCAGAAGCTCTTCAAGTGCGCCTCGTGCCTGAAGGAGTTCCGCTCTAAATCGGACCTGGTGAAGCTGGACATAAATGGGCTTCCATATGGGTTGTGTGCTGCGTGTGTCAGCGCCGCCGGCTCCAAGAGCTCCAGCCCCACGGTGATGAATGGAGCAAGGCAGCCACAGCAGGGAGGCGGAGGTGCCACAACCCCGGCAATGCCTGTAGCAGCGTGGACCTCTCAGATGGAGAGTCTCAGCCCCGGGGAGGGGAAAGGCAAGCCGGCCCATTCGTCGTCATCGTCCTCCTCATCGATCTCCTCGAGTGCTACCAAGACGCGGTGCACCAGCTGCAATGTGAAGTTTGAGTCAGAGGCAGAGCTGCAGAACCACATCCAGACGGTGCACAGGGAGCAGGGAGGGGACAGCAACAGTGGACAGCTCAGGACCCCGCAGGTCTCCCCTATGCCCAGGACCAGCCCTTCACAGACTGAGGAG AAGAAGACCTACCAGTGCATCAAGTGTCAGATGGTGTTCTACAGTGAATGGGACATCCAGGTCCATGTGGCCAACCACATGCTAG
- the LOC105018876 gene encoding zinc finger protein 521 isoform X5, which yields MSRRKQAKPRSLKVEDNVTEDQQSPGQSAIPSGPECTLERASEDGEAEAGSRPLRRSLVSPEDGEEGEEDEEEAALHSCDSCRQVFESLSDLTEHKINQCQLTDGVDLEDDPSCSWPASSPSSKDQTSPGHCEDYDFGEDEGVAGLPYPCQFCDKSFSRLSFLKRHEQSHGDKLPFSCTFCSRLFKHKRSRDRHVKLHTGDKKYHCGECDSAFSRSDHLKIHMKTHASNKPHKCPVCRRGFLSSSSLHGHMQVHERGKDGGAVGPGAGLSREEWKLKETRKCSRCEEGFDVPEELQRHIAECHPECSPSEDGGMGGALQCIYCHEPFSDEGVLLTHIDQAHSRDRKGHNCAVCSEHFLSVEDLYAHMDVHQLPESSNHSNSPSLLTVGYTSVSSTTPDSNLSVDSSTMVEAAPPVPKTRGRRKRAAQHTSHEVGSRSSKQPKISYSCIYCNKQVFSSLAVLQIHLRTMHLDKPEQAHTCQFCLEVMPSLFNLNEHLKQVHNAEDNVALLASLPDALLQCNFCTEVLSDLNALQEHIRCSHGFPSPVAKESNAFFCPQCFLGFLTEASLEEHVRQTHCDGGSLRFDSPLAVTPKEPIVEVYSCSYCTNSPIFNSVLKLNKHIKENHKNIPLALNYINNGKKSLRTLSPSSPISIDQSFLHSSSSRSNRGTSEFICNQCGAKYTSLDLFQTHLKTHLDGMQPQLTCPQCNKDFPNQESLLKHVTVHFTITSTYYICESCDKQFTSVDDLQKHLLDMHTFVFFRCTLCQEVFDSKVSTQLHLAVKHSNEKKVYRCTSCNWDFRQEADLQLHVKHSHLENQGRAHRCIFCGESFGTEVELQCHITTHSKKYNCRFCSKAFHAIVLLEKHLREKHCVFEGKAQNCGANGSTAGGVDHHPVAKDDAELQGLLTNSHGAGAVGSGAVLESPDNHDGSEEEVDTADPLFGCDICGASYTMDSLLTNHQLRDHNIRPGESAMAKRKSDMIKGTHKCNVCQRTFFSEAGLREHMQTHLGPVKHYMCPICGERFPSLLTLTEHKVTHSKSLDTGSCRICKMPLQSEEDFMEHCQMHPDLRNSLTGFRCVVCMQTVTSTLELKIHGTFHMQKTGTMSTNHPIGRTTNLASHHNQHHHQQHHQANQKLFKCASCLKEFRSKSDLVKLDINGLPYGLCAACVSAAGSKSSSPTVMNGARQPQQGGGGATTPAMPVAAWTSQMESLSPGEGKGKPAHSSSSSSSSISSSATKTRCTSCNVKFESEAELQNHIQTVHREQGGDSNSGQLRTPQVSPMPRTSPSQTEEKKTYQCIKCQMVFYSEWDIQVHVANHMLGSGMSLWTSEHVQCGPACSEGVAKQTDREAA from the exons ACGGTGTTGATCTCGAGGATGATCCTTCCTGTTCTTGGCCTGCATCATCTCCGTCCAGTAAAGACCAGACTTCCCCGGGCCACTGCGAAGACTATGATTTTGGTGAGGATGAAGGGGTCGCAGGTCTACCATACCCTTGCCAGTTTTGTGATAAGTCCTTCAGCCGTCTGAGCTTCCTTAAGCGCCACGAGCAAAGCCACGGCGACAAGCTCCCCTTTAGCTGCACCTTCTGCAGCCGACTTTTCAAGCACAAGCGTAGCCGCGACCGTCACGTAAAGCTACACACCGGCGACAAGAAATACCACTGTGGCGAGTGCGACTCGGCCTTCTCACGCAGTGACCACCTCAAGATCCACATGAAGACTCACGCCTCCAACAAGCCCCACAAGTGTCCTGTGTGCCGCCGGGGcttcctctcctccagctccctCCACGGTCACATGCAGGTCCACGAGAGGGGCAAAGATGGTGGCGCAGTGGGGCCAGGTGCGGGCCTCTCCAGGGAGGAGTGGAAGCTCAAGGAGACGAGGAAGTGCAGCCGCTGCGAGGAGGGCTTCGACGTCCCCGAGGAGTTGCAGAGGCACATCGCCGAGTGCCACCCTGAGTGCTCTCCTTCAGAGGACGGGGGCATGGGTGGCGCTCTGCAGTGCATCTACTGCCATGAGCCCTTCAGTGATGAGGGCGTCCTGCTGACGCACATCGACCAGGCCCACAGCCGTGATCGCAAAGGTCACAACTGCGCTGTGTGTTCTGAGCACTTCCTCTCCGTGGAGGACCTCTATGCCCACATGGACGTCCACCAGCTCCCCGAGTCCAGCAACCACAGTAACAGCCCGTCTCTGCTCACTGTGGGCTACACCTCTGTATCCAGCACCACcccagattccaacctctccgtGGACAGCTCCACCATGGTGGAGGCCGCTCCGCCCGTTCCCAAGACCCGGGGTAGGAGGAAGAGGGCCGCGCAGCACACCTCACACGAAGTCGGGAGCCGCTCCTCCAAACAGCCCAAGATCTCCTACAGCTGCATCTACTGCAACAAGCAGGTGTTTTCTAGTCTGGCCGTACTTCAGATACACCTGCGGACCATGCACCTGGATAAACCCGAGcaggcacacacctgtcaatTCTGCTTAGAGGTGATGCCCTCTCTGTTTAACCTGAACGAACACCTGAAGCAGGTGCACAATGCTGAGGACAATGTGGCTCTGTTGGCCAGCCTGCCCGATGCCCTGCTCCAGTGTAACTTCTGCACAGAGGTGCTGAGCGACCTCAATGCTCTTCAAGAACACATCCGCTGCTCCCATGGCTTCCCAAGCCCAGTGGCCAAGGAGAGCAATGCCTTCTTTTGTCCCCAGTGCTTCTTGGGGTTCTTGACCGAGGCCAGTCTGGAGGAGCACGTCCGTCAGACCCACTGCGATGGGGGCAGTCTGCGTTTTGACTCCCCTCTGGCAGTGACCCCCAAAGAGCCCATTGTGGAGGTGTATTCCTGCTCCTACTGCACCAACTCACCCATCTTCAACAGTGTTCTGAAGCTGAACAAACACATCAAAGAAAACCACAAGAACATTCCGCTAGCATTGAACTACATCAACAATGGGAAGAAGTCTCTGCGGACCCTCAGCCCCTCCTCACCTATATCGATTGATCAATCGTTCCTTCATAGCTCCTCCTCTCGCAGCAATCGTGGGACTAGCGAGTTCATCTGCAACCAGTGTGGGGCCAAGTACACCAGCCTGGACCTTTTCCAAACCCATCTGAAGACTCACCTGGATGGCATGCAACCCCAGCTCACCTGCCCCCAGTGCAACAAGGACTTCCCTAACCAAGAGTCACTGCTGAAGCATGTGACAGTTCACTTCACCATCACCTCCACCTACTACATCTGCGAGAGCTGTGACAAGCAGTTCACCTCAGTGGATGACTTGCAGAAACACCTGTTAGACATGCACACGTTTGTGTTTTTCCGCTGCACCCTCTGCCAGGAAGTGTTTGACTCCAAGGTATCCACCCAGCTCCACCTGGCCGTCAAGCACAGCAATGAGAAAAAGGTATACCGCTGCACCTCCTGCAACTGGGACTTCAGACAGGAGGCTGACCTGCAACTGCACGTCAAGCACAGCCACCTGGAGAACCAGGGGCGGGCCCACCGCTGCATCTTCTGCGGGGAGTCCTTCGGCACAGAGGTGGAGCTACAGTGCCATATTACCACACACAGCAAGAAGTATAACTGCCGCTTCTGCAGCAAGGCTTTTCATGCCATCGTACTTCTGGAGAAACACCTTAGGGAGAAACACTGTGTGTTCGAGGGCAAGGCCCAAAACTGTGGCGCCAATGGTTCCACGGCCGGGGGAGTGGATCATCACCCAGTGGCCAAGGATGACGCAGAGCTACAGGGCCTTCTGACCAACAGCCACGGTGCAGGAGCGGTCGGATCAGGTGCCGTACTTGAGTCCCCAGACAACCACGATGGGAGTGAGGAGGAAGTGGACACTGCTGACCCCTTGTTCGGTTGTGATATCTGCGGGGCCTCGTACACCATGGACTCCCTCCTCACCAACCATCAGCTCCGAGACCACAACATCCGTCCGGGTGAGAGTGCCATGGCGAAGAGGAAGTCGGACATGATCAAGGGCACCCACAAGTGTAACGTCTGCCAACGCACTTTCTTCTCAGAAGCAGGTCTGAGGGAGCACATGCAGACCCACCTGGGCCCCGTCAAGCACTACATGTGTCCAATCTGTGGAGAGCGCTTTCCTTCGCTGCTCACACTCACGGAACACAAGGTAACCCACAGTAAGAGCCTGGACACAGGAAGCTGCCGCATCTGCAAGATGCCCCTGCAGAGTGAGGAAGACTTCATGGAGCACTGCCAGATGCACCCCGACCTGAGGAACTCTCTGACAGGCTTCCGCTGCGTTGTGTGCATGCAGACCGTCACCTCCACCCTGGAGCTAAAGATCCATGGAACCTTCCACATGCAGAAGACCGGCACTATGTCCACAAACCACCCCATCGGCCGCACCACAAATCTGGCCTCCCACCACAACCAGCATCACCACCAGCAACACCACCAGGCCAACCAGAAGCTCTTCAAGTGCGCCTCGTGCCTGAAGGAGTTCCGCTCTAAATCGGACCTGGTGAAGCTGGACATAAATGGGCTTCCATATGGGTTGTGTGCTGCGTGTGTCAGCGCCGCCGGCTCCAAGAGCTCCAGCCCCACGGTGATGAATGGAGCAAGGCAGCCACAGCAGGGAGGCGGAGGTGCCACAACCCCGGCAATGCCTGTAGCAGCGTGGACCTCTCAGATGGAGAGTCTCAGCCCCGGGGAGGGGAAAGGCAAGCCGGCCCATTCGTCGTCATCGTCCTCCTCATCGATCTCCTCGAGTGCTACCAAGACGCGGTGCACCAGCTGCAATGTGAAGTTTGAGTCAGAGGCAGAGCTGCAGAACCACATCCAGACGGTGCACAGGGAGCAGGGAGGGGACAGCAACAGTGGACAGCTCAGGACCCCGCAGGTCTCCCCTATGCCCAGGACCAGCCCTTCACAGACTGAGGAG AAGAAGACCTACCAGTGCATCAAGTGTCAGATGGTGTTCTACAGTGAATGGGACATCCAGGTCCATGTGGCCAACCACATGCTAG GTTCTGGGATGTCACTGTGGACCTCAGAGCATGTGCAGTGCGGCCCTGCATGCTCCGAGGGGGTTGctaagcagacagacagggaggcgGCTTAA